GCACGGCGTGAGAGGTCCTCGGCAAGCTCCAGGATCTCCTGCCGGAAGTGATCGTCGGACGGTTTGCCGAGGGTCAGCATGCCGATGACGCGGTTGCGAGCGACCAGGGGCAGGACGACAGTCTCGCCACCGACCGTGGAGGCCGTGGCCAGGTTGGTACCGATGCCCGTTGCCGAGGGCAGGGAGGCCGCCGTCATCCCGAGTTCGCGCATGGAGGTGCGCAACGCTGCCAGGTGAGCGGCGTCGGCCGGAGCGTTCCACACGCGAGCACCGGGGGTGGGCTCCGGAACCGGCGGGGGGATCTTGGAGAGGAGTGCCTTGAGGCCGTCGATACGTTCCTCGTCCTCGTGCAGGACGTAGGAGAGATATGGCTCTGACGACTGATCCGCGATGGTGTAGACGGCGCACCAGGTGGCCAGAGTCGGTACGGTCATCTGCGCCATGAGGGCCAGTGTCTGATCGCGGTCGAGGGTGCCCGCCAGCAGGTCGGACGCCTCCACCAGGAAGCTCAGTGAGCCCCTGCGGAGTCTCTCCAGCTCGCCGAGCCTGGCGGACTCGACTGCGAGGGCGATGCGGTCGGCGGCGAACTGGAGCCGCAGGGCTTCTTCGTTGGAGTAGCGGCTCTCGGCTTCCGTGGCGACACCGAGCGAGCCGGTGAGCCGGCCTTCGACCTTCAGGGGAACGGTCACGACGGAGCGCATTCCGGTGCCGTCGAGGAGGGGCACGGCGCCGGGGACGGCGCTGAGGTCCTCGTGGACGGCCGGCATCCGGGCGGAGCCGTAGCGGCCGGTGCCCGCCTCGACGGGCACGCGGGCGAAACGCTGGCGAGCCGAGGGAAGCCCGGTGGTGGCCCGGACCTCGAGTTCCGTCTCGTCGTCAGTGGCCAGCAGCAGGAAGGCGGAGTCGCCGTCGAGCATGTCACGGGCGCGCTCCACGGTGCGCTGGAGTAGCCCGTCGAGATCGTCCGGTGCCGGTGAGCCGATGAACACTTCGAAGGGGTCGGTGTTGCGGGCTTCGGTGCCGGTGCCGTCGCTGGAGGACATGCGTACCGGCGATTGGATGACCGCTCGCTCGTAGTCGCGGACGAGGAGGCAGACGGTGGAGGCCTCGCCACGGGTGTCGCGGACCCGGAGATGTGAGGCGTACACCGCGACGACCCGGCCGTCGATGTCGCGGATGCCGTAGCTGCCTTCCCAGCGCGACAGCTGGAGCGCTTCGGCGATTCCGGTGCCGATTCCGGGAGTGTGCGGCCAGGCGGCGATGTCGCCGAGCGGTTTGCCGACCACCTGGTCGGCCACGTATCCGAAGAGGTGCTGAGCGTCGTCGTTCCAGGAACCGATGGCGCCGTTGCGGTCGATCTGGACCACGGCCACTCTGACTCGTTCGTCTGAGACCGGGAGGAGATCGATGGGGAGCACAGGGCCCGCGGAGCGGGTGCCGACCGGGCGTTGGGGCAGGTCGAGCTGGAACCAGACCTGCTTGCTGGCGGCCGAGTACTCGACGCCCCATCGTGTCGCCAGGGCCGCGCAGAGCAACAGCCCGCGTCCGTTCTCACGATCGGGGTGGGCGACGGTTCGGCCACCGCCCTGGATGGGGATCTCACGTTCGGGGTATCGGTCGCCGACCTCGACCCGCACGCCGTCCGGGGTGCGCAGGCAGAGCACGTCCGCTGCGGTGCCGGCATGGATGACCGCGTTGGTGACGAGTTCG
This DNA window, taken from Streptomyces sp. SCSIO 30461, encodes the following:
- a CDS encoding SpoIIE family protein phosphatase encodes the protein MAEPGVETRTKSSVITARAAASFDPVGRSVASARAFVRDTLQGWGYAEVVDDAVVLTSELVTNAVIHAGTAADVLCLRTPDGVRVEVGDRYPEREIPIQGGGRTVAHPDRENGRGLLLCAALATRWGVEYSAASKQVWFQLDLPQRPVGTRSAGPVLPIDLLPVSDERVRVAVVQIDRNGAIGSWNDDAQHLFGYVADQVVGKPLGDIAAWPHTPGIGTGIAEALQLSRWEGSYGIRDIDGRVVAVYASHLRVRDTRGEASTVCLLVRDYERAVIQSPVRMSSSDGTGTEARNTDPFEVFIGSPAPDDLDGLLQRTVERARDMLDGDSAFLLLATDDETELEVRATTGLPSARQRFARVPVEAGTGRYGSARMPAVHEDLSAVPGAVPLLDGTGMRSVVTVPLKVEGRLTGSLGVATEAESRYSNEEALRLQFAADRIALAVESARLGELERLRRGSLSFLVEASDLLAGTLDRDQTLALMAQMTVPTLATWCAVYTIADQSSEPYLSYVLHEDEERIDGLKALLSKIPPPVPEPTPGARVWNAPADAAHLAALRTSMRELGMTAASLPSATGIGTNLATASTVGGETVVLPLVARNRVIGMLTLGKPSDDHFRQEILELAEDLSRRAALALDNARLYSERTAISQSLQRSLLPPSRPEVPGLEVEVIYRAAGEGNEVGGDFYDLFPIRDGVYGFAIGDVCGTGPEAAAVTGLARHALRLLAREGFGGPAVLERLNAAILDEGARSRFLTLLYGELRPQEDGSALLKVVCAGHPLPLRLRQDGTVEPAAEPQPLLGVMEDLELYEQDIVLEPGDVLLCVTDGVTERREGTRMLGDDGLMDVLTTCTGLTAGAVAARILRAVERFAAEPASDDMAILAMRVPEPQKS